The DNA sequence AGTATGCACAAATAGTAAAGGTTTAGGAgggaaaagaaggaaaaaaaagaaaaagaagattaTCGAGGCCTTAATATTGTGTTGGAAGAAGTTACAAATCATGTATTCTCCAAAACCAAAAAGAAAGACATAAACTAGGAGGAATACACACTAAAGGAAAGAACTGTTAAGGGATTTGTAAATAATCAATAAAGATTTTAGCAGTTACAGTCAAAAACTGTACAAAATATAAGCTTTTGCCACACCTAATGTGAGAGCTTTTATAAATACTTTAAGAAGAAATATTTGGAAAGACACTTACATATTCATAGAAATGTACCatactcacatacagtatgctgtatagATACTGGGACTTTGAGAGTTAGATGTATTAAATGcatcatttttcatttaatcatttaaaaattaaaatataaaagacttttcaacttctgttttatttttttgtttagtaGGTTGTACTATTTATTAACATGTATCCCCTTAACCTAAACCTATGCTAGTTATAAGAacaagaatattatttttttatttatgtttgtaATTATATGTTTTCCAAGAGATAGATTCTTTGTTTTTAGTTGATGTTGTTCACCATCACAATATTCTAATTAATTCTGAGATGTGCCTGTCTTACAATATCAGCATGGTGTCATAAATGATGCTATAAAATAGCATATCTTGTTATTAATATGGTCTAAGAAGATCTTTTTAAGCTAtaatgcatttattattgtagacatttaaaaatgctgtttaatCTGTATGGCTAACGTAAAGTTATATtgttaacatgtactgtatttacatacTATATTGCCTGTATAGCTGGtcctttgtactgtatttacatacTATATTGCCTGTATGTTCTATTGTGGGTATTGATTTTGTCTCCAAGATCCATCCAAAAATATATTAgctgaagaaaatgtttatatGACTATAGGGTTGTTATGAGTCAAGTTAGCTGATTAACAGAATGACCTTCAAGGTGTTGACGTTCAGTTGGTATCCAAGATGGTGCCGTTCCCATGGTGACGTCACGCGTGCAGCTCTTTCTTCAGTACTTTGAGGTCAATGAAGGGAAAAGATTCGAGCTCTCCATTTGGTGCTTTTATTGAAATGCAATGCTATCATATGCTTGAGAGTTAGAAGCTTGATTTAAATGGATATTGTAAAAGATTGTATAACCTTTATAAGATAGTTTGTGACTAAGGTGCAAATAGAGTGAGgtcaataaaagaaaacagaaaatgcatgTTGTTGTATATTTGGATGTTTCTGTGTTCAAAACTTCAATGATGGCCATCTTTCATCTGTTTCATGACGTGCACAAGACTGCAGTTTATAGATCGGTTTAAATAAACCATGTCTTTTCTTCCTAtgaattattgttattacatttactgtatatgaagtatTTTAATCCTACTTTATTTGATTAgctttgtgattttatttcatgTCTTGTAATACACTGTGGATTTAGATTAAAAACACCTCAATTCACTGAATATTATTTCAAGGTAGTTAATATTACATGCTAAAATAAAGATTAGAACAACAATTGAATTCAGCTTGGCCCTATAGGTGTGTAGTCATTTTGAATTATAGCACAGTGGACTAAACCTAGTCCTGGTTGGCCAGTCTGAACATAGGTTTTATATGTCTAATTAGAGAGCCGGAAtttgaagagcagggagaagTTTGTAAATTGGTCCAATTTAACAAATAACTCCTCAAGAGctgtggaatgttttttttatccctgCATTGAGGCATCTACTATTGCCCTAAGTTCTTTTGTGTTAGTATTTTCCCCCCGAGAataatattactattattttaaagacTAAAATACATATTGTTTTTATATCAGATTGTTTAAATATCGTAATTTTactttattatgttttttttttacagatttctATAGGGAAGTTTTTCCAATGGTGCCATACCTGCTCCATAATGAGGCCAATACCTATTAAGGATTAATTTTCTATGgagattcttaaaatgtttatattgtataatCGGAACCTTTTTTCTAATTGGTTTTTGGTTCCTTAACAAAAAAGGACCGGAAGTGAGCTCTCTGGTACACAATACGTTGCTACGCGTTTACGTTCAGGAACGTGGAGTTTTGTCTGCTATGCTACAGAGCTACGCTCCGTGATCGTTCAGGTGACTTCATTATATATTGACTAAATATATATTAGGCCCTCAAAGGTAACGTTTTGCTGGCTAGAAAATTACGGTACAGTGCCAAGAAATCGTATTGTTGAAGTCGCAGTTAAttagaaagatttttttaaaacgaaACGTTTcaacacagtttttttttcgtaATTTTATACTTGCATCTTTGTGCTAAAGGAATTATACGACTATgggaaaacatctttgtttttctAAGTTGGGGTTAGTGATTGTGACTGATAGTATAGATCATTCTTAGcactttttaatgtaaaataccGGGTAAACTGATCTTGACATTTCATTCTCACGCTGTCTGGAGCCACAAGAACGACTTAATTTAAAAGTGAATtgtcgtttttttttccattgtagaTAAGTTGACTATTTTAGGTGCGAATTGTAGTTGCAGAAGCCTTGTCGAGTATTATGGAGGAGCCATACCTAGGTccttttgtttcagaaatgtcACAATGTTTTGCTTTATTAAAACCTTAGCTCCTAGGTTATTTTATTTGATGTCTTGCTGTGGTCCATGTAAGTGTTTAATTGTCAGTTTTGTGCTCTTTCTAGTAGATATGGCCAGCATGGACATGGATCCTGAACTGGCCTGCAGTCTGTTTGAGGAGGGGGCCACACTGGTTTTGTTGGGGGTGCCCGAGGGGTCGGAGCTGGGGATCGATTACAAGACCTGGCAGGTGGGTCCCAGGTTCCGAGGGGTCAAGATGATCCCACCGGGCCTGCACTTCCTGCACTACAGCGCTTCCAACAAGCCGGAGCAAGGAGGGGAGACTGGGCCTCGGACTGGGGTCTTCCTCTCTCTCAAAGCCCGAGACGTCCTGCTGGCTCACTGGGACAGCCAGCAAGAGGACCTGGACTTCTCCGCCTCCCAGAACGAGGAGGAAGTGGCCCGGGTGCGGGCTGGGCTGCGCGATCTGGACCGCTTTCTGGGACCGTACCCCTACGACATGCTTCGGAAGTGGGTCTCCCTGACGGACCGCGTCACCCAGGAGGTTGCACAACGCCTGCAGCCCCTGAATGGCAAGATCTGTGCCTTCAGCGATGTGGTACCGGAACTGTCGTTGCCTCACACGGAAGATCGGGTCCAGCAGAACCTCCCACGGTACGACATCCAGTGCCAGAGCATGCAGGAGGGTTTGGACAGGCTGCCTAAGATGAAGCTGAGAGCCGGCACAGAGCTGCGCTTCTCAGAGATCCCCAAACAGACCTACCCTGAGGGGGCCACACCTGCCCAAATCACCCAGTACAGTATGGACCTCAGTTATGCCCTCAACAGCTTACTAGAACGCTACTACAAAGACGAGCCACTGCAAGTGCTGGGTGAGTTCTGGACTGAAAAAACACACTCTGACACAATTCAAAGCCTTTACAGTTCCTTGCATTGATTGATGCTATAAAATGccagccttttttattttctgaacacatacagtaaatcaggAGATGACTACTAGCCTGTGTAGTTGAATGCCATTCATTTCAGTGTAATTCTAACAAACTTCAGTTTTCAGGATTCCAATAAGCTTTTGCTTTTGATGCAGTTTGTAAGTAAATGACCTTTCCTCTCctccttctctcttttttttttttttctgttttgctgtcCAGGGGAGTTGCAGTTTGCATTTGTGTGTTTCCTGATTGGGAATGTGTATGAGAGCTTTGAGCACTGGAAATGTCTTCTGAACCTGCTATGCCGCTCTGAAGAGGCTATACTCAACCACCGGAACCTGTACCTCCACCTCATCCCTGTTCTCTACCACCAGCTGGGAGAGATTCCCCCCGATTTCTTTGTAGACATCGTAtccaaagacaactttctcactTCCACCTTGCAGGTAGGTTGTTTGGTTCTCTTCACAAAGCTGGTCTTGCTGCCTCAGTGCTGTGCAGCGTAGGAAGACTCCAAATCCAGAATATGAATAGTAAAAGAAGGGTTAAAGTCCTGCGTGATCTAGCGCTTCATTTAGGCCATAATCGGGGCTCTTATAGATTTTCATTATCTAAGCTGTTTGTCACCCCAAGTTTTACCATGGTAAGTTGTCTTCTCTtccgagttttttttttctgttgaaaattgagatCGTGTTTGATCTACCAGTTTATCTGGGGACTCACAGTATCTGAGAGTTATACATAAAAGAGTAGCTAGGgaagagtacagaaagaagcTTAGTCAGacgtttttcatttaaaacaaaatcatgttcttcttttgttttttgccgTACACCAGCCAGGAGAATACGAGGGTGGTTATAACACCAGCCAGGAGAATACGAGGGTGGTAATAAACGAGAGGTGGTCATGTGGCCCATCTGCATGTTCTGCACTGATCTCTGATTTTACTCTTGCCCAGGAGTTCTTTTTGTTCACGAGTGGGCCTGGTGTGGACAGTGGTCTTCGGAAACGGGCTGAAAAGTTCAAAGTCTACCTGACCAAGAAGTTCCGGTGGGATTTTGAGATAGACCCCGAGGAATGTGCCCCTGTGGTTGTAGAGCTGCCAGAAGGAGTGGCTCCAGAATAAGGCTACCGTCTGGGACAGCCCAACAAGAGAGTCGAGCCAGGATGTTGGGCATATCGGTGAGTTATGGATTCCTGACGGCACTGGATTTTTTTTGGGATTGATCAACTGTGCTTGTAACAGAGACCTGTAGTGGAATAGAGAAGTCTGGTTTCCAAAAAGAAAAGTGTGGGCTTGTTGGGAATTttgtagatgtttttttaataacattttgctCTGTGGCACACAGATGGACAGCACTCTGAGCAGATCTCTGAAGATAACCATCTGTATCACTTCTTGACAAGGAGACAGGTTTTTCATTTCCTGATTGGATTTTGGAAGCTGTTCGGtgctctgttttgtttcacataTGTGACTACAAAACGTAAAGACTTCTCATGATTTTGAAGTTTCTGCAACTACTGTGGTATTTGGGGTgtgaatgaaattaaaaattgaatgaAAGTCTGAAGACTTAACGTTGACATGGTCTCTAGAAAATACAGATCACAGGAAGACATTAAACTCATCTTTTGATACTGGAAAATATCTCTCTTTTGTTCAATTTaataagtttattttattttctctactTCATGAGTGATACAATTGTAGGTAGATTTCAGATTACTGcttattgtaatatttaagtATAAAATGATGTAAACAGCCATATACCCTGAAGAAGAATAAGATTGATATGATCTAACATTTTAATCTAGTTTTTACTTTTCCAATGGTAGTCCCAACTAACAGCAAGCATTTCCAAAGCACTTAACCCCTTTTCTTACTCATATTATATTTTGCATCAGAAGGATTGTAACTGTTGTCTCAGTGATTTGTGCTCAACACAAAAAAATGATTTCTGCTTATATCTCAGAATCAAGACATGGGAATGtggagaaaatgtctgcttgAGCAAACCGTAAGTTTGCATGGAGTGCTGTTCAAGGAATAATGTCATGATACTTCTGTAGGTTTTATCTACAATACCAGCTGCCATACACCTTACAAAGCCATGCACTTGCCCAATACCTCTTACTTACGCAACTCGCACGAAATGAAAAGGAAGAAATTCTATTTTTTGCCCCCTATTGTTGCAGATTGTAAAGACATGATCAGGAATGTTccctttaataaaatattttatcatcTTAATGGAATTTGTGATTGGTTACTTCTGTCTCACTTATTCAAGTTTCATTTTCCTGTCTTGGTCATCAGGTTACACTTCATCATGCTTTGTAGCTTTGTTTTCCTTGCTATACTTAAGGATACAGTGTGTCTTTGACGGTAGAGCTTAATTACACTTCAAATCAATTAACTAATGTCTATTCAAGAGCTGAGGTACTGGTTGAACAATTCATTTGTGTCTGAAGTCCTTTGTAATACAATTAATGGACCTTAGATTAAGAATAACGTGATTGGAATAGAATAACTTGATtgcttgtgttcttaaaattacAGCTACAGCCCAGggggtttctcgaaaagagtaggggggtAACCCAGGCATGCTCGCCATCTTGACCCTCCTGCATTTTTACAGCGTTTCCAGTCGGGTATTGTGAGCTATTGTCGTTTTAACATTCTCCACTAGATGGCGACCTTAACTCAGCATTGCCGTTGTTACTGAAACGTTGTTCACGACACGAGTaaacaataaaaccaaaaaGGCTCATATGAAAACAGTGAattgcacatttttttattaaaatgcacgTCCTACAGAAAATTAGATGTTAACTTGTTAACTAAATAAAAACCAAAAAGGTACAGTTTGGGTTTATAAGGTCATAGTTTGCAATCTGATATAACATTTTATGTACTAAGGGAATATTTGGTGTTAAAATAAGAGACACgacaatttattttctgtagttactctgtttttttagtgtttttgtACTTTAAGTCCTTACATTGCTTTGGAATGATTTATTGTACTTGTCAGTGTTTTATAATACTTTCTCAATGGCCTGGCCTGACATTAAGGCTTTACAATGGCACTTGAAACCAAGGTTTTCAAGTCACTTGTTGGAGAGTGAAGACGCCCTGCTGTTTTATTCTTAGAAAGTGAAAAGTCAGT is a window from the Lepisosteus oculatus isolate fLepOcu1 chromosome 16, fLepOcu1.hap2, whole genome shotgun sequence genome containing:
- the aar2 gene encoding protein AAR2 homolog; this translates as MASMDMDPELACSLFEEGATLVLLGVPEGSELGIDYKTWQVGPRFRGVKMIPPGLHFLHYSASNKPEQGGETGPRTGVFLSLKARDVLLAHWDSQQEDLDFSASQNEEEVARVRAGLRDLDRFLGPYPYDMLRKWVSLTDRVTQEVAQRLQPLNGKICAFSDVVPELSLPHTEDRVQQNLPRYDIQCQSMQEGLDRLPKMKLRAGTELRFSEIPKQTYPEGATPAQITQYSMDLSYALNSLLERYYKDEPLQVLGELQFAFVCFLIGNVYESFEHWKCLLNLLCRSEEAILNHRNLYLHLIPVLYHQLGEIPPDFFVDIVSKDNFLTSTLQEFFLFTSGPGVDSGLRKRAEKFKVYLTKKFRWDFEIDPEECAPVVVELPEGVAPE